attaattacaccaatacagattttttaaaactaaattttagACAGTAGTTATTCAAAAAACCTGGAGTACGGGCATAATAATCGGAATCTTCAAAAAAAGGAGATAATAAGTCAGCAGATGCATATAACTACAGGGCAAGTGTAACATTGCTCAATAGCCTGAATACTCTATTCATAGCTGTCATAAACAGAGACTTCTAGAACACTtaacttgagaaaaaaaataactattaAGGAAGAAATTGGTTTTATGTCAAAATTCAGCACGGTTGATCATATATTTCTACTAAAACAATTcctaatataaaatatttcagcCATAGTATATACCACTTTGTATGATTTATAGATTTCAAAAAAACTTTTGACTCTATGTGGCATACATAAGCTAAGTAAAAGTGGTATCTCAGGAAAATTCCTGTGTTCCAATCCTCAAAAGATTTCCCAGTATTAGGCAAGGCCCTTTGCCGTTTAATATTTACACGATATAAAAGAATACTTTGAacctcccccccaaaaaaataaataaataaataaataaacaaacaaaacgttTTAAATAACTATATACCATGGCTTATAATGATGACCTACGCCCGGGACCTACGTTTCCTCTCATTATGCATTACCCAGGACACGCCTACAATACTCCCTGGCAACATACTGTAGAAACTGGCAACTagttattaacatattaatgtCAATTATATTTAGCAAATCTGCAAAGCATACaaaaagcatacaaaaatacaaattttattcAAACAGAGTAGAGCTTGAAAGAGCGTCATCATATATACACCTTTAGGGGTCAAACTAAACACTACGGGAAAACTCAATTCAGCTCACAAGAAGACTGATAGAGCAATGGATGCTTGcttttaaattaaaacaatgtttgATGCTGTCATCAAACTTCTTTATTGTAGTGAAGTGTGGGCCGGTGACAGCATTACCACAAAAACAGATGTAACATATAAAAGACCCAAGTTACAAAATGCATGTCAAATTCTGCAATGTTAAACTTTTGCAAATTGGGTAAAAATCGAACAGAAACCAGGTGATGCACTAGTTAATGATTCACTTTATCCTAGAGATAGAAATGAAATGGAGGGGACACAGACACAGCATTAAAGTAACGGGAACGAGTAAAGCAAACTTTGAAACATAAATATTTAGGAGGAATCATGGAATACATAGAGGTAGAAtccaatttaatttaatttaaactGATCCTGTTAAGATTATCACTTGGAGAAACACGATCGTACGTGTAATTGAATGCAGCACAACATTCCATGATACTGAGGTACAGGACTACGTGAAATACATATCAAAGGAGATAACCATAAAAATGATAAAGTACGAACTCACatattgacaaattaaaaaaaatataaataataatacttttttctttttttgtcttttcttcctttttttcttttttaaaatcaaaattgatttgtgatatcatgAGCCTCCTCGGTTGCCGTATTATATCACCCCCCCTCAACAGCCCCCGACCCGGGTTGTAAACACTGAGCGCTCCCAGTACTATGACTATGACAGGATGCAATACACATACGGCTACATACATAGCGCCATCAACGTTTGGCTCTGTCGGTAGCTTTGCGGTATTCAAGATGTCGAAGCGGTCGCTGCAAGAGATACCGGAATATGCGAAGGGCGATTACGTCCTCGAAAAGATTGCCAAAGAAGCCCGTCAGACGAAAAGGAACTGGTTAGCTGATCAGGTACTTGCCCGAGATGAACCAAGGATACCAGTGAAGAAAGCTTTTACGGAACCAATTCGTCGTTTAATAGCACCGATAGACAGTCGACTTGTAAGTCCCTAACCCTACACCGTACACGGGGTCCTGTGTGTttctgcaataattgtagctttgtttccatttacaatacttttttattcttttttatattttattttgtgtgactcaacattGTTCGTTTTTAGTTCTTTACGGGGTTTTCAAAGAAAAACAAGCAGAGGACCGAGAGCGACGTAGCGAAACCGCTATACTGCATCTACCCTGCCCTGTGGGTGACGgacacaggcatttgtttcccgagttatggctcagaatatttctatcagaatacattaaaatgacgataatatcgttaatattgacgtattaaaccaagactatatgaaaggggtaaaattacacatgtttctgtgatcgcgcagtttcactaaatgtgtcttccttcgcatttagtgaaactgcgcgatcacagaaacatgtgtaattttacccctttcatatagtcttggtttaatacgtcaatattaacgatattatcgtcattttaatgtattctgatagaaatattctgagccataactcgggaaacaaatgcctgtggtgaCGGATCACAAAATGATCACAAGCATTTCATCCCAATTTTAACTTGTCCGATTTCAACTACCCCATTGACATgattcaactcgccccaataaTCAATATCAGTGCATCGGATTTGTGGGCtgattgcttgtttttatttttcattatgtgTTTCACATAAAAAAATCTGGAAGAGGCCCTTACCTCGTATAGTATACGTTGCATGAAGGCTTCTATCAATAACACATAAACAGTGCTATCACAGTATCAGTGCATTCCCgattttcatacatgtacatgtaaatcatattgcaaagatatgcaaattactttaCTACATGATTTTGAAAGGGAGTTGAAAATGGAACGAGTTAATGTTGGGGCTAAAGCGAATCACAATCAAAGTGTGTACCATGATTTTTGACTCAGATCTAGTATGGTCTGAGATAGTCCTGCTTACAGTTACAGCTTACAGATAGTCCTGACTTGACTCTAacgattgcgattcacttcgtcccaatttcaactcgccccaatttcaactcgccccatttttaactcgtcccattttcaactcgccccaacaacactagtaaacgtttataaatctaaatgatacatggactcgaagtacagCGTGGggacatgattttacctacatggCCAGTTGAAGTGtagaaaatgtaacatttcgtagcagaaagtggtgtggattttggctaagtgtttgctagatctagaacttattCTAGCACTACAACTTTTCTCAgacatggaatatcactttccACATTaagacttaatgtttacaacccaacTAAGAAatatattagtgactgacacaCTTACGACTTCCGCGCTTACGGGTTTTGGAAacgtgtctcctctccctaCTTAAGGCAACTTGTAGTATGTGTTTTAagcgcaagtggtacttcattagtggaatacgaaataccacagaccctccaaactgagtgctagtagcttcgatttcatatatgcacaggtaaattatattgtaaagagttggggcgagttgaaaatggggcgagttgaaattggggcgagttgaaaatcaGACGAGTTGAGTGGgccgagttgaaatgggacgagttgaaactgggacgagttgatccgtcaccaCTCTAACAGGAGGGACaatcagaatcgagtcccggattactctgtatgcaagcaggactaggtcTGAGATATTGTACGCGGTCAACGTTAGCTCAGCAAGCTGTTGTGTTCTTTTTatttcgttgttgttgttgttgttgctgttgttgttgttgttgttgttgttgttgttgttgttgttgttgctgctgctgctgttgttacatCTTTGATGTGAAATTGAGGAATACTATGAACCGAAACTGAACTGATTAATCATATTGATGTACCACAGTTCCAACTTCCACAATATTGATACAATTGATACCAAGGATAAAAAGCGAATCACAATCAAAGTGTGTACCATGATTATATCTCAGACCTAGTATGGTCTGAGATATTGTACATGGTCATCATTAACTCGGCAAGCTGTTGTGTTGTCTTGATtttcttgttgttgttattgttgttgttgttgtgttgtcaCATCTTTGATGTGAAATTGTGGAATATGATGAACCAAAACTTAACTGATTAATCTCATTTATGTACCAGAGTTCCAACTTCCAAAATATTGATACAATTGATAGGCAATCCATTTAGTTAACTAGTATGAAATAGTAATAATTGGTATTTACTTTAGTCATGCTTCAAAACTTAATTAATTACATGATTGGATGTACAGATGCAACATTAAATTGTTAATGAATTAATTTCAGCTAAATGAGCCCAGAATCAGGAACAGTTTTAAGGTTAATTGTACCTGTAGAAAAATATGCAAGTCAAGCATGGTTGtaacatggatgtattaatgTGTAGGTTCCCACTATAGTTTGTGATAAAGAACATAGTTGCTTGGATGGAAAGCAGTACTGCATATTATTGAAATTAACATTTacatagaaaaaaatagtgtgtttctgataacatatggcctcagaaaatagggtaggtaggtcaggattttattctatttatcttttaaaattaaaaaaaattattgcttcgacccaaaaacaaacaaaatatcgGTGAGAATATCCCTTCTGtgatactttgatgaaatatttacaggCATCACTCAGGAAAGAAAACGGACATGtgtgaaggtcaagaagacaaggaatttcttctctttttgtttaaaaaacgTGTACGATTGTTAGTTATTGGAAACAATTAAtgcacaatttattttatttggtcTTATGACTAAAAGTTCGAccaaaaatataacaagggatTTGAGTCATCTACattataataaaaatgaaatgtatataacTACATAATATATACCAGGTAttctgtgtgtgtttatttccAGAATTATGCTCTAACACGTGGCTTCTACTTTGGTAGACGTTGGTTTTTTCTGTTTGTCTTACCTGTGTGGGGTTCTCACTACTGTATCAAATACCATGTAGCGGTAAGTTTACACAGTCATCCACTTTACATGTACCTTAAGGTGGCGGTGGTATCACCATAGGCCATATTATCTAatataactaggcaaagcccgtACGCTCacacagggtagattcatttgtgactggctGCCTGGACTGCCTGACAATGGTATTGTAAATAGCGCCCTCCacgtggagaatgcacataaCATAGAATGTGCATGTGTAGTCATTGTGCCGAAAtacatccttgggtaaaaccaccccCCAAAAATCACATAGTATATTCACATCTAAGTGTATGAACCCTGTATTTATCTTGCAATGCATACCAATACATTCACATCTAAGAATTCATTTATCCACCACAGAGAAGTACTCTATTGTGTAATTTGgttttaatatttctttttccCCCTCACTTTAGAACAAACCTGGTGCTTTGGTGATGTCTAAGTCACCTGTTTTCCCAGTaagtacaatttgtttatattataaGGTAATAGCTGTGTAGTGTCAAGTCATTCAGGCAGTATTACCCAACCATAGACTAACCTACATTGTAGAAACTCTCACACACTGGCAGAgatggatttttattttattttactgtaaATCTTAATTTGATATTGGCAAACACTGTGTTAATGGAATATGACAAGCTTTCACAGCCATGCAAGGTTccaatttgtatttgaaaactCATTGAAAATCAGACATTTGGGGAGGaaaaaacaaacttgaaaaccagACTTTCACCATCTGTACTTCCGATAATAATATGTTACTGgagtaatgaatgaatgaatgaattttaatattacattcattattgacTATCAAgcttttgttttctttgcagTTCATAATTACTAACAAATCTGTATTTGATTTTGCTTAGGGTGAAGCAGAACTAGACGAAACTAGAGTGCGTTGATATGTGCTATCAGTGACATCACTACTGAAATAAGTTGACCATTACTAGCATGGATGTGCATAGCAGTTTCACAGATTGAATGGATATGTTTCTTGGGATTTTTGACGGATTTTTTTATTGGAGTTATGATTGAATGGTAGTACTGAACATCATTTGCTATAACAATAATGATTCTATGACATACAGGACCACAGCCATTGCCTAGGACAACAAGTGTTTATTagaccctcagaccactaaagtaTTTgactttagtggtctgagttagACCATACCGTACTACTAGAGTACACAGCTTCAGATTTCTTTGTGTTTATAAACTGCACCTGTAATTTGATGTACAgaataaaagttttaaaatagaCTACTGTGTGTCTTGTTTTTGcttttttgaaatcaaatatcaTTACACTctttgaaacacacacacacacacacatacattcctTGGTTTTGACTAGTTGACTCCATTTCTTGATGCTCATGCATATGTCATCAACTATTCAAAACCTTGGGTATATTGCATGAACAATGAATTTCTTTAAGTTGTGCTATAACAGCCATATTAATTGTTTTAGATGGAGAAGCATTTGGTGGCTTGACATCGATAATAGGATTACCAACAATGACTTTACAGAAGTCTATTGTTGATTGCAATCAACTAGACTAGGCATGGTATTTATATTATAACCAGTAAATGCAAAATCCAAGACTTGTGtaaaaccagatgtaaactgtgAAAGTGTTCCTTTGGGTTAGTTTCTCAATATTTGACTGACTAGGTTTAACAAGAATAATTAGAcgttattccacaatatttttctttattcagtcaAGGAAtaatatgaatgacctaaggggtccttgtcactgagttgctagacgagcagtgacaaggccccttaggtcactcattttCCGgctgattgaagaaaaatattaggggtaataatataattatgccatcgccagtaatataaaaagaaaTCTGGGAAAGTGACTACAATTGTAGGTTTTTTTACTCTTATTTTGAACACGGAAACATTTTCATAGACATGACAAGACTTACGTTGTCGTGACagagaacgaccagagtatatatttttgttgaacctggcttgtgcatAGTATAATACAATGAATAGTGTTTGTTTTGAACTATAAGAagtttgaagcttgcattctgaAGATATTGTCTAATTTAACCAAGAATTGTTATTTATGGAAATGCagaattaatattcataggCAGTAAACCTATTAGTAGCTCTACACATTAGTTACCAGAATCTctttaccaaatttcatttcaaagcaGCAAGgggtttttagcacaacagaacACTGAGgttgttcagtagtgctttagCCATCACaaaatgtctgtgtgtttgtgtgatgtatggatgtgtgtgtgtttttgatgacaaagtaaaaaaatgccagaccgattgccttgagATTTGATGGGGTTTGGGTGtctagatgggaaattgttggATGAAAATAATCACAGCACAGACGTGTGAATTTGGAgcaaaaatatgatttatttgggCCAATAGCTTCCAGGAATggaaatttattgttttattgatgtcatgaaatcatcAAGACTTTTATGGGGCttataataaatataacaatggTGTATATTGTAACAACAGAGATTGGTAGACAAGTTGATAAACATTCAATGAATAAACGTGtccctagcaacatgaccatgcccatggcaaaagccaaatgatggtgtaaaTTGCAAAGGGAGCAACAGGGATGGACAGGCAAGTTGACAGACattcagaaaataaaaacatacatgcctagcaacaagaccatacccatggcaacagctaaacgatggtgtatattgcaaagggAGCAACATGGACGGACAGGCAAGTTGACAGACATTCAGAAAATAAACATTACCCAGTgcatgcctagcaacaagaccacgcccatggcaacagcctaATAACAggctatattgcaaagataacagtaTGGGTAGACATGATATAAACATTTAAACaatttgtacagttgtgctacaatgccattggtgctatttttgagATATTGATGAAActgacagatagatagatgtcTGGTATCTTAGCTTAAGTCCCTTTCATGAACTAACAACACATGCCTATTCTTCCTCTTCTATGATTCAAATAAGTACAGTTTTGATCTAAAAGCACACCTTATAACCATAATAATAGAGATCACTGTCACTATGCTAAGCACAGATAGGGAAGAATCACATTCATTGCCTTACCTATTTCTTCAATTATGTTACCAATATAATACCAGTATCACCACACTCTGTATGATCACTTTTTTTAATCTTAgctttcaaaatacattttcagtTTAATTCTTTTAATTTAAGTTTTAAATTACATTCtcaatttacagttttaatgtccatcaatatatacaaatatatggctgaattaacatgaaaaaaaatccattcattAAAGTACTTGAGGTTTtattaaagaaaatataaagCATCTTCAAAGCATCCAGGATTTCATTATGAAAAGTTCTtacaaaatgtgaatgtaaCAATAACAGCTGAAGAATGCTGAGTGATCTAATGAATATGTATACTAGGTAGCTTATCTATATTTACGCACAAGTTcagaaataatacaaaaaatgtacaactTTATACAGATTCAATAACAAAATTCTCTATTTTCTCTCCTGAGTCCTTGGACTCATTTCACACAATATCtacattttttcttcttcaaagaATATGTTTTCAGCAATGTGACAAGAGTGATTTGTCttgataagttaagatatttTATACTATTTAGAAGAGGAGTCATTCATTGACGGGGTCAAAATACTACAAAAGCTGTGTATGATAGTATGTAGACTATAAAGTAGATAAAATGCCACTCAATATAACTTAAATTTTATCCGTTACCAGGTTTCCAAACCTTAGAATAAACACAGGGCATCTATGAACTTTATAGTGAACATAGAGTGAGTCTATACAATCTATAGAACTGTACAAGGTAACATATCTACTTTATTGGATGTGGCAATTACTGTTGACCAATATCTTTGACCAAAACAAGACATCCTTTCTTTGTGGGTAATATTTATGTCCTGTTTATATTAGATTGTGTAACCACCCAAACTAATCATAAGTCCATGGTTCAAGTCAATAGCTTTGATATGTGGGTAGTTATTCTCTTTGGCAGTTTGTTTCATCCAGCAATCTATAatgtattcaaaacaaagttcaTTTCACCATGGGTGTAATACTGTTcattaatacatccatgatttcATGGCCAAAAAGAAGAGTTCTCTCTTTCACAAGTTAATCCTGTTTTGCTCAGCTTGTAGCGAtttgtatacaaacaaaatacaccTCTGGTAGAGAGGCTTGACGCCTTACAATATACAGATTCATGTCATTAAGAAGTTAACACAATTGCAGACTTTCACAGGTGCATGTATTCATACAGTCTTGATACCATCACCAGTTTGGAGGCTGGCCTCCTACTGCTTGGCCAATACTAGTCTGGAGACTGGCCTCCTGCTGCTAGGCCACTACCAGTCTGGAGGCTGGCCTCCTACTGCTAGGCCACTACCAGTCTGGAGACTGGCCTCCTACTGCTAGGCCACTACCAGTCTGGAGGCTGGCCTCCTACTGCTAGGCCACTACCAGTCTGGAGGCTGGCCTCCTACTGCTAGGCCACTACCAGTCTGGAGGCAGGCCTAATTCTGGATACACTCTCGTGGCTGCACTTCTAccagcatatattacaaagCCCCATGTCAGGAGTACCAATGCCGACAAAAACTGTAACACACAATGTTTATGAGATGTTCAGTAAATATAAATCTCCACATAAGACGTGGAAAGACGTTCAGTATTAAGTAAAACATAAACTTGTCATGGTAAGTACTACAGTCGGTCATGAGTGAGTTGCTACAATCGaaactttattttcaaaaagacaaaaaatataaaataaaacaaaaatacactgaaaaattgtcaaaactGGATATAATTATAAATGCCATGAAATTATACATTATTCTGGACAATCTTGGTTCTTGAATTTGTTCACACAAAACAAAAGTCACAATTCCTCTTTTTAGCGtgttcctttttagtggcccaGTCACATACGTATACAGACTGGTTTACTGGTTAGTGTAAAATTCGGTGCATTTCTTAAGCATTCTAATATGTGGTACATTGATTGCAATTTTACTATACCAATATTACAATTACCACACTTGCAACAATACCAGAAGTACAGAATAGAGATATCTTAGCATGATCAGTATTTGACCAATAATATAGCATTATTTCCAATATTCCCATAATAAAGTTGATAAATTATATGCGAAACTATATAGTGAAATTTTACTGAAATTATACTTTTTAAACACCTGCTTCCAAATTCAATGTTCTTACCAATGCAATGATTACTTCTGTAGCGTTCCTACTAACGACGATGTTCATCTTGAATTATCTTCCAAGACCTTTCACAGGAAACATACCTCACTGGTTTACACACGGAACAATCAGCAACGGGTACCGGGTACGGGTTAGCTATCAACGGTATGTGTCCACCATTGTTTTCAAGTATGGCTTCATTCGATGTTCTTCTTTGAAACCATGCTTTTGATTGGCCAATCGAAATTATCGTCCCAAATTATGACCAATCAAGTCATTCAATAGGGGTACCAGGAAGCTAACTGGTAAATGAACTGCGCGGGCGCACTTTGATGACTTTACTCTTTTTCTCTCGTCCCTTCGTGTTTTGTAACCCCAGTGTTTGCAGCAAAGCAGAGTAAGTACACACATACTTAAAGCATTATTTTAATTTACGTGTAAACCGTCCATGTCTGTGACCGTGTTAGTCTCGGTAGGTTTCCATTACTGGTGTAGAAAAAACAGAATGACGTacgtgtgtacatatatatcatcatCAGTTCGGACCGCCCTTCACTAAGTCTTACCATGTTGTGTAGTACCCCATACCGAATACAAGCGAACGTGAACCCCTAATCACCTTCCATAATCCGTGTTCAGACTCATTATTAATCAGCATATTAATATCGCCGGTCTACCGTCATCGTCATATACCGCAACCTACGTTACATGTCTTGATAACTTCGTAGTGAGTAAAATGTGATGTCCAGGAAGAACAAGTAGACATGATCTCAACCTTTGACCAGCCCAGTTCGAGCCGAGGGTACATGATGATGACTAGTATAAAGTACTACATATTTTTTACAGTGCGTGGGCTACATACCATTGTCTTCAGTGATAGATAGGTATATTACAATACTGAAGAATATAGAAAAGAAAGAAGGGAGGAAAGATTTCAGAATTTGttgacaaaacaaatacatgtatttgtagtaCAGATAATCCCTATTGCAGTAGGATCTCATCGTCAAATATGGATATGTCATAAGAATGGAAATAAACCTGCCAATGCTAGAAcagctttatttatttatttaaactttatttaaagagggttaaaaatcatacagataacTGGGTTTAATAGTTAAAAGCTAGTCTTCCCCAGGCCCCtctaaaagacaacaaaaacagGATAAGTAAAacatacacagaaatacaaatgtaagacAAATACAATATAGGGGATCAATAAAACGACAGAAACACTCATTTAAACTATGCTTCTATAAATTAGTCTTAAAACTTTTTCAGTAAGCTTATGAAAAGTGATTGCACCAGCATGTCATAATGCTTTGGACATTGTCATTAATTTGGTTGTGAGGACATATAGAAATTAGAATATTGTTTTGGCTGCTGAGTCTGGTATTGTGGGATGATACATTATTGATCATATTAAACGTGTCTGAAACAGTTTATCAACTAATATTTTGTCACTTGACATATAGGTATTTTGCACAGTATAAAACAGAATCAGATCAACTCTTTCAAAACACTTCAACAAGTAAACTTACAAGAATTGTAAACAACGcacataaaatattgtaaactcATCACATCACTCCAGTACCACACTTGACCCGTGCATGATAACTGCAAGGTGTTTTGCACAGTATAAAGCAGAAGCAGATACTCCATAACAAGTATTTTCTTAAGATTTTCTTGGCAATGTGATTCAGCAAAATATCAGTTCTCTCTCCTGTCAAAATGTATTATCTCATATAAGATTTAATAATACGGAAAATGTTTGTTGTGACAATGTGTGGGTATTTGATAAATACCAtgcactgatgtattaattgtCCATTACAcaacattatttattatattcaatactatatataatagattagaatagatttttttaaaatgtaaaagaGAAACTCAGGCAGAAGTATCCAACATGTATTGTGTtagttttaaagaaaataaactatattttgaaatgttgtgcTTTAATTAGTCCCAAATTTGTCGTGAAGCTACTTGTATTAAAATAAAGAGTTGCATGATTAAGGTTGTCCATGTAATGATAACTAGATGCATAATTAGAAACTAAATActgtatttataaattttaatgTACTGTTCTGTTTTAGGATTTTGAAATCCAGCTTTCTGGCTTCTGTGAGGAAATATACATCATGACAGCTAAAGACCCTCCTGACTAATTTCATCACTAagtaatatatacagtattggAAAGATGATGGAAGAGATGGACATATCGCCAACAGTGACCCCAAGGTCAAGCCGCAGTGGAGATGAGAAAGGCATAACTAGTGACAAGGATAACACTCAGTCACCAAATAACAGAGAGGGCGCCAAATCCCCTGAAAACAATTGTTCTATCTGTCTTGGAAAGTTTGAAAACAAGTCTTTCACAGATGGCTGTTTCCATACTTTCTGTTTTGTATGTCTTCAAGAATGGTCCAAGGTCAAAGCAACCTGTCCACTGTGTAAAACTCCATTCCGGTCCattatacacaatataaaatCCAATGAGATGTATGACCAGTACTACCTTCCACCTACACACAATGGATCTCTTGGCATGGCCACCAA
The Glandiceps talaboti chromosome 6, keGlaTala1.1, whole genome shotgun sequence genome window above contains:
- the LOC144436688 gene encoding NADH dehydrogenase [ubiquinone] 1 beta subcomplex subunit 6-like; this encodes MSKRSLQEIPEYAKGDYVLEKIAKEARQTKRNWLADQVLARDEPRIPVKKAFTEPIRRLIAPIDSRLNYALTRGFYFGRRWFFLFVLPVWGSHYCIKYHVANKPGALVMSKSPVFPGEAELDETRVR